The Chryseobacterium suipulveris genome window below encodes:
- the aspA gene encoding aspartate ammonia-lyase, which translates to MENFRNESDLLGTLQVPANAYYGVQTQRAIDNFKISGQHLSSYPHFIAALGMVKKAAAKTNYELGMLDEQLYLKIAETCDELVAGKLHGEFPIDMIQGGAGTSVNMNANEVIANRVLEKLGKEKGDYQFCSPNDHINLSQSTNDAYPTSIKIALLNMNIELVEKLKKIVAAFREKGKEFSNVIKMGRTQLQDAVPMTLGQEFEAYAANLEEDISKLNANANLFVEINMGATAIGTGLNAPVGYAELCAKNLAQISGFPIVSAPNLVEATPDTGSYVIYSSAMKRLAVKLSKICNDLRLLSSGPRAGFFEINLPPMQPGSSIMPGKVNPVIPEVVNQVCYKVIGNDLTVTFASEAGQLQLNVMEPVLSHAIMESNIFLGNAIDTLREKCIKGITANKDVCLNMVKNSIGIVTALNPYIGYKNSTEIAKEALETGKSVYDLVLEKGVLSQEKLDEILDPANMLNPHHF; encoded by the coding sequence ATGGAAAATTTCAGAAATGAAAGCGATTTGCTGGGTACGCTGCAGGTTCCGGCAAATGCCTATTACGGAGTCCAGACTCAGCGTGCGATCGATAATTTCAAAATTTCAGGGCAGCATCTTTCGTCATACCCCCATTTTATTGCAGCATTGGGAATGGTCAAAAAAGCCGCCGCAAAAACCAATTACGAATTAGGAATGCTCGATGAGCAGCTTTACCTAAAAATTGCTGAAACCTGTGATGAACTGGTTGCAGGAAAACTTCACGGCGAATTCCCTATCGATATGATTCAGGGAGGTGCAGGAACTTCCGTTAATATGAATGCGAACGAGGTGATCGCAAACCGTGTTCTGGAAAAACTGGGCAAGGAAAAAGGCGATTATCAGTTTTGCTCGCCAAACGACCATATCAACCTTTCTCAGTCAACAAATGATGCTTACCCAACTTCGATCAAGATCGCGTTGCTGAATATGAATATTGAGCTGGTTGAAAAACTGAAGAAAATCGTTGCAGCGTTCCGCGAAAAAGGGAAGGAGTTTTCTAATGTGATCAAAATGGGAAGAACCCAGCTTCAGGACGCAGTTCCGATGACTTTGGGACAGGAGTTCGAAGCATATGCAGCCAATCTTGAAGAAGATATTTCCAAACTCAACGCCAACGCTAATCTTTTCGTAGAAATCAATATGGGTGCAACTGCGATTGGAACGGGTTTAAACGCACCGGTTGGTTACGCAGAATTGTGCGCCAAAAATTTAGCCCAGATCAGCGGATTTCCAATTGTTTCCGCACCTAATTTGGTCGAGGCAACTCCTGATACCGGTTCTTACGTCATCTATTCATCGGCAATGAAGCGACTTGCCGTGAAGCTTTCAAAAATCTGCAACGACCTCCGTTTGCTTTCATCAGGACCGAGAGCAGGATTCTTCGAAATCAATCTGCCACCGATGCAGCCAGGTTCTTCGATTATGCCCGGAAAAGTAAATCCTGTAATTCCAGAGGTGGTGAATCAGGTTTGCTATAAAGTGATTGGAAATGATTTGACGGTGACTTTCGCTTCCGAAGCGGGACAGCTTCAACTGAACGTGATGGAGCCGGTTCTTTCGCACGCCATCATGGAAAGTAATATTTTCCTCGGTAATGCGATCGACACATTACGTGAAAAATGTATTAAAGGAATCACTGCTAATAAAGACGTTTGCCTGAATATGGTGAAGAACAGCATCGGAATTGTTACCGCACTCAATCCGTACATCGGGTACAAAAATTCAACGGAAATTGCGAAGGAAGCTTTGGAAACCGGAAAAAGTGTTTACGATCTCGTTCTTGAAAAAGGCGTGCTTTCTCAGGAGAAACTCGACGAAATTCTTGATCCTGCAAATATGTTGAATCCACATCATTTTTAA